A genomic window from Triticum urartu cultivar G1812 chromosome 7, Tu2.1, whole genome shotgun sequence includes:
- the LOC125520957 gene encoding uncharacterized protein LOC125520957, translated as MKRNGDIKSFFRNYEAKTRKVAAEEQPEPDIDPPPVHSDAEIGIDIDPPPVYSDAEIDIDIDDEAPWQPSPQHPHARSYNIQRLPPDPGERIPISDYDVNDQDEVRRRYIAKNAVQPYAHNFEVKKMYGKNRHFNFVWFENYKWLEYSVKYEAAFCFVCYLFKGKSNGGPKGDAFVKGGWKNWYKPDALDKHEGGINSIHNKAQEKYNLFVAPQPSIDNIMVRVLILKPLCTLLACIPQSLKYLMLLEKILHKNVSGQEYVELLKPLNHLTLFSIFT; from the coding sequence ATGAAGAGGAATGGGGACATTAAGTCTTTTTTCCGGAATTATGAGGCAAAAACAAGAAAGGTTGCAGCCGAAGAGCAACCTGAACCTGATATTGATCCACCTCCAGTCCATTCAGATGCAGAGATTGGCATTGATATTGATCCACCTCCAGTCTATTCCGATGCAGAGATTgacattgatattgatgatgaagCGCCATGGCAACCATCACCCCAACATCCACATGCAAGGTCCTATAATATTCAAAGGCTTCCACCTGATCCAGGGGAAAGGATTCCTATTTCAGATTATGATGTTAATGATCAAGACGAAGTTCGGAGACGGTACATTGCAAAGAATGCAGTCCAACCATATGCACACAACTTTGAAGTCAAGAAAATGTATGGTAAAAATCGACACTTCAACTTTGTTTGGTTTGAGAACTACAAATGGCTAGAATATAGTGTCAAATATGAGGCTGCATTTTGCTTTGTGTGTTATTTGTTCAAAGGCAAATCGAATGGGGGGCCTAAGGGTGATGCATTTGTTAAAGGTGGTTGGAAAAATTGGTATAAGCCTGATGCATTAGACAAACATGAGGGTGGTATTAACAGCATTCACAACAAAGCTCAAGAGAAGTACAATTTATTTGTGGCACCCCAACCATCAATTGATAACATTATGGTGAGGGTTCTCATTTTAAAACCATTATGCACATTGTTAGCATGTATTCCACAATCCTTGAAGTACTTGATGCTATTGGAAAAGATCCTTCACAAAAACGTGAGTGGACAAGAATACGTGGAGTTGCTCAAGCCATTGAATCATTTGACTTTGTTTTCAATCTTCACTTGA